In Lutra lutra chromosome 6, mLutLut1.2, whole genome shotgun sequence, the following are encoded in one genomic region:
- the LOC125103118 gene encoding butyrophilin subfamily 1 member A1-like isoform X4, with protein sequence MCFKGLLSGNSEDHLEENEFQLEIARRKAQYKAAWRKAQLYPDWRKEEFQAVNVTLDEDTAHPSLLLSENRRRVTWQESHQNLSSSSQRFDSLSCVLGQQHISSGRSFWEVKVKDAPSWDLGICLNNVTRKGRVTVSPQNGFWAIRFYNREYWALTSPETCLTVREIPHVVGIFLDYEDGDVSFYNMTDGSHIFSFTKNTFNGALRPLFRLWSSAAGSLTICPMGEENDVVINIPE encoded by the exons aagaccatctggaagaaaatg aatttCAACTGGAAATTG CTAGGAGGAAAGCTCAATACAAGGCTG cctGGAGGAAGGCTCAATTATATCCTG ATTGGAGGAAAGAAGAGTTCCAGGCTG TAAATGTGACCCTGGATGAAGACACTGcccatccttcccttctcctgtctGAAAACAGGAGACGAGTGACCTGGCAAGAAAGTCATCAAAATCTGTCCAGCTCCTCCCAGAGATTTGACTCCCTCTCCTGCGTGTTGGGTCAGCAGCACATCAGCTCTGGGAGATCCTTCTGGGAGGTTAAGGTTAAGGATGCACCTTCTTGGGACCTGGGAATTTGTCTCAATAATGTAACAAGGAAGGGGAGGGTCACTGTTTCACCACAGAATGGTTTCTGGGCCATCAGATTCTATAATAGAGAGTACTGGGCCCTCACCTCCCCAGAAACCTGTCTCACTGTAAGAGAAATACCCCATGTTGTGGGGATATTCCTGGATTATGAAGATGGAGATGTATCTTTCTATAATATGACAGATGGATCccatattttctcctttactAAGAACACATTTAATGGTGCCCTAAGACCACTTTTCAGGCTTTGGTCCTCTGCTGCAGGCTCCCTAACCATCTGTCCAATGGGAGAAGAGAATGATGTTGTAATTAACATACCTGAATAg
- the LOC125103118 gene encoding butyrophilin subfamily 1 member A1-like isoform X5 — protein MCFKGLLSGNSEFQLEIARRKAQYKAAWRKAQLYPDWRKEEFQAVNVTLDEDTAHPSLLLSENRRRVTWQESHQNLSSSSQRFDSLSCVLGQQHISSGRSFWEVKVKDAPSWDLGICLNNVTRKGRVTVSPQNGFWAIRFYNREYWALTSPETCLTVREIPHVVGIFLDYEDGDVSFYNMTDGSHIFSFTKNTFNGALRPLFRLWSSAAGSLTICPMGEENDVVINIPE, from the exons aatttCAACTGGAAATTG CTAGGAGGAAAGCTCAATACAAGGCTG cctGGAGGAAGGCTCAATTATATCCTG ATTGGAGGAAAGAAGAGTTCCAGGCTG TAAATGTGACCCTGGATGAAGACACTGcccatccttcccttctcctgtctGAAAACAGGAGACGAGTGACCTGGCAAGAAAGTCATCAAAATCTGTCCAGCTCCTCCCAGAGATTTGACTCCCTCTCCTGCGTGTTGGGTCAGCAGCACATCAGCTCTGGGAGATCCTTCTGGGAGGTTAAGGTTAAGGATGCACCTTCTTGGGACCTGGGAATTTGTCTCAATAATGTAACAAGGAAGGGGAGGGTCACTGTTTCACCACAGAATGGTTTCTGGGCCATCAGATTCTATAATAGAGAGTACTGGGCCCTCACCTCCCCAGAAACCTGTCTCACTGTAAGAGAAATACCCCATGTTGTGGGGATATTCCTGGATTATGAAGATGGAGATGTATCTTTCTATAATATGACAGATGGATCccatattttctcctttactAAGAACACATTTAATGGTGCCCTAAGACCACTTTTCAGGCTTTGGTCCTCTGCTGCAGGCTCCCTAACCATCTGTCCAATGGGAGAAGAGAATGATGTTGTAATTAACATACCTGAATAg